One window of the Dendropsophus ebraccatus isolate aDenEbr1 chromosome 12, aDenEbr1.pat, whole genome shotgun sequence genome contains the following:
- the LOC138768736 gene encoding fish-egg lectin-like: MSFILGLIFLCAGASAVAAEYDCLSVAGKLKQIDAGAGEVYGVDDNGTTFHLVGDSWQQLPGQFIHVTVGPAGVWAINRTNSVHKLQDNRWKPVTGFLQQVDAGFSKSVGGVGPFGYIYCLNENCVNSRSSLLTFTRIDGSLRYYSCGLFGCWGLSFDNRIFFRQNVASSACQGTGWQPIEGSLRVIEVGTDGSVYGINPAGDAFKRMNVTASNPTGTSWSQIDVCATFRHVTYDDGVLWLLSQNGDIYKCTENN, encoded by the exons ATGAGCTTCATCCTCGGCCTCATCTTCCTGTGTGCAGGAGCCTCTGCTGTTGCTGCCG AGTACGACTGCTTATCAGTAGCAGGAAAACTAAAGCAGATAGATGCCGGAGCCGGGGAGGTGTATGGTGTAGACGACAATGGGACCACCTTCCACTTGGTAGGAGACAGCTGGCAGCAGCTTCCCGGGCAGTTCATTCACGTGACGGTCGGACCAGCTGGAGTTTGGGCCATCAATAGGACGAACAGTGTCCACAAACTGCAGGACAACAGGTGGAAACCGGTGACAG GATTCCTGCAGCAGGTGGATGCTGGCTTTAGTAAGTCTGTGGGTGGAGTGGGCCCATTTGGCTATATCTATTGCCTGAATGAGAACTGCGTCAACTCCAGGTCTTCACTTCTGACATTCACTCGTATCGATGGGTCTCTGAGGTATTACAGCTGCGGACTCTTTGGATGCTGGGGATTGAGTTTTGACAACAGAATCTTTTTTCGACAAAATGTGGCATCCAGTGCATGCCAGGGAACCGGATGGCAGCCGATTGAGGGCAGTCTAAGAGTGATTGAGGTTGGCACCGATGGCTCAGTCTATGGCATAAACCCTGCTGGAGACGCTTTCAAGAG GATGAACGTTACCGCCTCTAACCCCACCGGTACATCATGGAGCCAGATAGACGTCTGTGCCACCTTCAGACACGTCACTTATGATGATGGAGTCCTGTGGCTTCTATCACAAAATGGAGACATTTATAAATGCACAGAAAATAATTAA